The following proteins are encoded in a genomic region of Gammaproteobacteria bacterium:
- the thiS gene encoding sulfur carrier protein ThiS, with protein MNILVNGEPRAVAPGLTAAQLVELLELGGRRLAMEINREILPRSRYAEHALSDGDRIEIVQAIGGG; from the coding sequence ATGAACATACTTGTCAATGGAGAACCCCGCGCCGTCGCGCCCGGTCTGACCGCCGCACAGCTGGTCGAACTGCTGGAGCTTGGCGGCCGGCGCCTCGCCATGGAGATCAACCGCGAGATCCTGCCGCGCAGCCGCTACGCCGAACATGCACTGAGCGATGGCGACCGCATCGAGATCGTGCAGGCCATAGGCGGCGGTTGA